A window of the Bradyrhizobium diazoefficiens genome harbors these coding sequences:
- a CDS encoding HD domain-containing protein — MLSPIRLVSEAAELAARRHNGMARKGRGEEPYINHLAEVANLLADATDGADAELVAAGWLHDTIEDTGTTREELAQKFSDRVASLVVECTDDMNLSQTERRQKQIEDAPHKSPGAKLIKIADKVSNIRARIVPNPSDVQRNDLGAYAIWAEHVVAGCRGANARLDSIFDETVKAAKRLF; from the coding sequence ATGCTGTCACCGATCCGCCTCGTTTCCGAAGCCGCCGAGCTCGCCGCGCGCCGCCACAACGGCATGGCGCGCAAGGGCCGGGGCGAGGAGCCCTACATCAATCATCTGGCCGAAGTCGCGAACCTGCTCGCCGATGCGACCGATGGCGCCGATGCCGAGCTGGTCGCGGCCGGCTGGCTGCACGACACGATCGAGGACACCGGCACCACGCGTGAGGAGCTCGCGCAGAAATTTTCCGATCGTGTCGCCTCTCTCGTCGTCGAATGCACCGATGATATGAACCTGTCTCAGACGGAACGACGACAGAAGCAGATCGAGGACGCCCCGCATAAATCGCCGGGCGCCAAGCTCATCAAGATCGCCGACAAGGTCAGCAACATCCGCGCGCGCATCGTGCCGAACCCGAGCGATGTGCAGCGCAACGATCTCGGCGCCTATGCGATCTGGGCGGAGCATGTCGTGGCGGGCTGCCGAGGCGCCAATGCCAGGCTGGACTCGATATTCGATGAGACGGTGAAGGCGGCGAAACGCCTGTTTTGA
- the urtD gene encoding urea ABC transporter ATP-binding protein UrtD: protein MNVMDTRATSAMLYLDGVHVSFDGFHAINNLSLTLEPGEMRAIIGPNGAGKTTMMDIITGKTKPDEGTVLFDGVTDLTRLDETRIAELGIGRKFQKPTVFESQTVQDNLLLALNVDHSVRGTLFWRGSTAESDRIDKVLETIRLTEARNRLAGSLSHGQKQWLEIGMLLAQDPKLLLVDEPVAGMTDVETHLTAELLKEINKTHTVMVVEHDMTFVRELGVKVTCLHEGTVLAEGTIDQVSSNERVIEVYLGR, encoded by the coding sequence ATGAACGTCATGGATACCCGTGCGACCTCCGCAATGCTCTATCTCGACGGCGTGCACGTCTCGTTCGACGGCTTCCACGCCATCAACAATCTGTCGTTGACGCTCGAACCCGGCGAGATGCGCGCCATCATCGGCCCGAACGGCGCCGGCAAGACCACGATGATGGACATCATCACAGGCAAGACCAAGCCGGACGAGGGCACCGTACTGTTCGACGGCGTCACCGATTTGACGCGGCTGGACGAGACCCGCATCGCCGAGCTCGGCATCGGCCGCAAATTCCAGAAGCCGACGGTGTTCGAAAGCCAGACCGTGCAGGACAACCTCCTGCTCGCGCTCAATGTCGATCACAGCGTCAGGGGCACACTGTTCTGGCGCGGCAGCACGGCGGAGTCGGATCGCATCGACAAGGTGCTGGAGACGATCCGCCTCACCGAGGCCCGCAACCGCCTCGCCGGCAGCCTCAGCCACGGCCAGAAGCAATGGCTCGAGATCGGCATGCTGCTGGCGCAGGACCCAAAACTGCTCCTCGTCGACGAGCCGGTCGCAGGCATGACCGACGTCGAGACGCATCTCACCGCCGAGCTGCTCAAGGAGATCAACAAGACCCATACGGTCATGGTGGTCGAGCACGACATGACGTTCGTGCGCGAGCTCGGGGTCAAGGTCACCTGCCTGCATGAAGGCACCGTGCTTGCGGAGGGAACCATCGACCAGGTCTCGTCCAACGAGCGGGTCATCGAAGTCTATCTGGGGCGCTGA
- the urtB gene encoding urea ABC transporter permease subunit UrtB, which produces MPTNLSARLSTFVLSLFLIAFALPAFAGPFEDAVAKFANDDYSDTDEAISAVASSGNKLAFPIINALQDGRLMADPDSKKVYVTGTDGKSIDAATGEPVASVPDSASAVRLNNRLRRSVDAAIGSLTLQSPDLGARLQAAQSVFKSHEETALEPVESALAKETNRSVKAALGDARAAILLFKSDATEVQKLEAVATIKARGDQEALALLSDIGTDQPASVTKAAASAISSIQSSLAVWSTVQNAWYGLSLGSVLLLAAIGLAITFGVMGVINMAHGEMVMIGAYTTFVVQEVIRTRYPALFDYSLLIAVPLAFLVAGAIGVLIERSIIRFLYGRPLETLLATWGLSLVLQQAVRTMFGPTNREVGNPSWMSGAFDLGQITITYNRLWILVFTLAVFMILLAMLRYTALGLEMRAVTQNRRMAASMGIATSRVDALTFGLGSGIAGIAGVALSQIDNVSPNLGQSYIIDSFMVVVFGGVGNLWGTLVGAFTLGIANKFLEPVAGAVLGKIAILVLIILFIQKRPRGLFALKGRAVEA; this is translated from the coding sequence GTGCCAACCAATCTATCCGCTCGTCTCTCTACCTTTGTGCTCTCGCTGTTCCTGATCGCGTTCGCGCTGCCGGCCTTTGCCGGTCCGTTCGAGGATGCGGTCGCCAAATTTGCCAACGACGATTATTCCGATACGGACGAAGCGATCAGCGCGGTCGCAAGCAGCGGCAACAAGCTTGCCTTTCCCATCATCAACGCGCTCCAGGACGGCCGTCTCATGGCCGATCCGGACAGCAAAAAAGTTTACGTCACCGGCACCGACGGCAAATCCATCGACGCCGCGACCGGCGAGCCCGTGGCCAGCGTGCCCGACAGCGCCAGCGCCGTCCGCCTCAACAACCGCCTGCGCCGCAGCGTCGACGCCGCGATCGGCAGCCTGACGCTGCAGTCGCCCGATCTGGGCGCGCGGCTCCAGGCCGCGCAGTCCGTCTTCAAGTCGCATGAGGAGACCGCGCTCGAGCCCGTCGAAAGCGCGCTCGCCAAGGAAACCAACAGATCGGTCAAAGCCGCGCTCGGCGACGCCCGCGCGGCCATCCTGCTGTTCAAGTCCGACGCCACGGAGGTGCAGAAGCTCGAGGCCGTCGCCACCATCAAGGCGCGCGGCGATCAGGAGGCGCTGGCGCTGTTGTCCGACATCGGCACCGACCAGCCGGCCTCCGTCACGAAGGCGGCGGCGAGCGCGATCAGCTCGATCCAGAGCTCGCTCGCAGTCTGGTCCACGGTGCAGAATGCCTGGTACGGCCTGTCGCTCGGCTCGGTGCTGCTGCTCGCCGCGATCGGGCTCGCCATCACCTTCGGCGTGATGGGCGTGATCAACATGGCCCATGGCGAGATGGTGATGATCGGGGCCTACACCACCTTCGTGGTGCAGGAGGTGATCCGCACCCGCTACCCCGCCCTGTTCGACTATTCGCTGCTGATCGCCGTGCCGCTCGCCTTCCTCGTCGCCGGCGCCATCGGCGTGCTGATCGAGCGCAGCATCATCCGCTTCCTCTACGGTCGGCCGCTGGAGACGCTGCTTGCGACCTGGGGCCTGTCGCTGGTGCTGCAGCAGGCGGTGCGCACCATGTTCGGCCCGACCAACCGCGAGGTCGGCAACCCCTCCTGGATGAGCGGCGCGTTCGATCTCGGCCAGATCACCATCACCTATAACCGGCTCTGGATCCTCGTCTTCACGCTCGCGGTGTTCATGATCCTCCTCGCGATGCTGCGCTATACCGCGCTTGGTCTCGAGATGCGCGCGGTGACGCAGAACCGTCGCATGGCGGCCTCGATGGGCATCGCCACCTCGCGCGTCGACGCGCTGACCTTCGGGCTCGGCTCCGGCATCGCCGGCATCGCCGGCGTGGCGCTGTCGCAGATCGACAATGTCAGCCCCAATCTTGGCCAGAGCTACATCATCGACAGCTTCATGGTCGTGGTATTCGGCGGGGTCGGCAATCTCTGGGGCACGCTGGTCGGCGCCTTCACGCTCGGCATCGCCAACAAGTTCCTGGAGCCGGTCGCCGGCGCCGTGCTCGGCAAGATCGCGATCCTGGTTCTGATCATCCTGTTCATTCAAAAGCGGCCGCGCGGCCTGTTCGCGCTCAAGGGCCGTGCGGTGGAAGCATGA
- the urtA gene encoding urea ABC transporter substrate-binding protein: MPTKSIHDIAASFSRRGVLAATTGLMLGLASISGAKAADDTIKVGVLHSLSGTMAISETTLKDTILFLIDEQNKKGGVLGKKLEAVVVDPASNWPLFAEKARELITKDKVSVVFGCWTSVSRKSVLPVFKELNNILFYPVQYEGEESERNVFYTGAAPNQQAIPAVDYLMKDEKVKRWVLAGTDYVYPRTTNKILEAYLKSKGVAQEDIMINYTPFGHSDWQTIVADIKKFGSAGKKTAVVSTINGDANVPFYKELGNQGIKAKDIPVVAFSVGEEELAGIDTKPLVGHLAAWNYFESIKTPANEKFIKDWQAYTKNPKRTTNDPMEAHVIGFNMWIKAVEKVKSTDPDKVIDALPGIEAPNLTGGVSKMLPNHHITKPVFIGEIKGNGQFDVVWKTPGLVAGDAWSKELDGSKDLIGDWVGKKCGNFNTKTNKCLGSGS; the protein is encoded by the coding sequence ATGCCTACCAAATCCATTCACGATATAGCGGCGTCATTTAGCCGCCGCGGCGTTCTCGCCGCGACCACCGGACTGATGCTCGGTCTGGCGTCCATTTCCGGTGCCAAAGCCGCGGACGACACCATCAAGGTCGGCGTCCTGCACTCCCTCTCCGGTACCATGGCCATCAGCGAAACCACGCTGAAGGACACCATCCTTTTCCTGATCGACGAACAGAACAAGAAGGGCGGCGTGCTCGGCAAGAAGCTCGAGGCCGTCGTCGTCGACCCCGCCTCGAACTGGCCGCTGTTCGCCGAGAAGGCGCGCGAGCTGATCACCAAGGACAAGGTCTCGGTCGTGTTCGGCTGCTGGACCTCGGTGTCGCGCAAGTCGGTGCTGCCGGTGTTCAAGGAGCTCAACAACATCCTGTTCTACCCCGTGCAGTACGAGGGCGAAGAGTCCGAGCGCAACGTGTTCTACACTGGTGCCGCGCCGAACCAGCAGGCGATCCCGGCCGTCGACTATCTGATGAAGGACGAGAAGGTGAAGCGCTGGGTGCTCGCGGGCACCGACTACGTCTATCCGCGCACTACCAACAAGATCCTGGAGGCCTACCTGAAGTCGAAGGGTGTCGCCCAGGAAGACATCATGATCAACTACACGCCGTTCGGTCACTCCGACTGGCAGACGATCGTGGCCGACATCAAGAAGTTCGGGTCGGCCGGCAAGAAGACCGCGGTGGTCTCGACCATCAACGGCGACGCCAACGTCCCCTTCTACAAGGAGCTCGGCAACCAGGGCATCAAGGCGAAGGACATCCCGGTGGTCGCGTTCTCGGTGGGTGAGGAAGAGCTCGCCGGCATCGACACCAAGCCGCTGGTCGGCCATCTCGCCGCCTGGAACTACTTCGAGTCGATCAAGACCCCGGCGAACGAGAAGTTCATCAAGGACTGGCAGGCCTACACCAAGAACCCGAAGCGTACGACCAACGACCCGATGGAAGCCCACGTGATCGGCTTCAACATGTGGATCAAGGCCGTCGAGAAGGTGAAGTCGACCGATCCGGACAAGGTGATCGATGCGCTTCCCGGCATCGAGGCGCCGAACCTGACCGGTGGCGTGTCGAAGATGCTGCCGAACCACCACATCACCAAGCCGGTGTTCATCGGCGAGATCAAGGGCAACGGCCAGTTCGACGTGGTCTGGAAGACCCCGGGTCTCGTCGCTGGCGACGCCTGGTCGAAGGAGCTCGACGGCTCCAAGGACCTGATCGGCGATTGGGTCGGCAAGAAGTGCGGCAACTTCAACACCAAGACCAACAAGTGCCTCGGCTCCGGCTCCTGA
- the urtE gene encoding urea ABC transporter ATP-binding subunit UrtE: MLEVKDINLFYGAAQALRGVSIAAEPGKVTCVLGRNGVGKTSLLRAMVGQYPISSGAIVFDGSDITSLKPYERARKGIGFVPQGREIFPLLTVEENLKTGFGPLKREDKHIPDDVFSLFPVLESMLGRRGGDLSGGQQQQLAIGRALVMRPKLLLLDEPTEGIQPSIIKDIGRAISYLRNLGNIAIVLVEQYLDFACELGDSFAVMDRGAVKFTCDRSNLDASEISRQMAL; this comes from the coding sequence ATGCTTGAGGTCAAGGACATCAACCTGTTCTACGGTGCGGCCCAGGCGCTGCGCGGCGTGTCGATCGCGGCCGAGCCGGGCAAGGTGACGTGCGTGCTCGGGCGTAACGGCGTCGGCAAGACCTCGCTGTTGCGCGCCATGGTCGGACAGTATCCAATCTCCTCGGGCGCGATCGTGTTCGACGGCAGCGACATCACGAGCCTCAAGCCCTATGAGCGGGCGCGCAAGGGCATCGGCTTCGTGCCGCAGGGCCGCGAGATCTTTCCGCTTCTGACGGTCGAGGAGAACCTCAAGACCGGCTTCGGCCCGCTCAAGCGCGAGGACAAGCATATCCCGGACGACGTGTTCTCGCTGTTTCCGGTGCTGGAGTCCATGCTCGGCCGGCGCGGCGGCGATCTCTCCGGCGGCCAGCAGCAACAGCTTGCGATCGGGCGTGCGCTGGTGATGCGGCCGAAGCTGCTATTGCTCGACGAGCCGACCGAGGGCATCCAGCCCTCGATCATCAAGGACATCGGCCGTGCCATCTCTTACCTGCGCAACCTCGGCAACATCGCGATCGTGCTGGTCGAACAATATCTCGACTTTGCCTGCGAGCTCGGCGACAGTTTCGCGGTGATGGATCGCGGTGCGGTGAAGTTCACCTGCGACCGCTCCAATCTCGACGCCAGCGAGATCAGCCGCCAGATGGCGCTGTAA
- a CDS encoding urease accessory protein UreE, whose translation MIRATQVKGQHRFTETPADTVVLDFDDRHRRRMAMTGTRGLEFLLDLENAVALRGGDALVLEDGRLVEVVAAPEPLLEIRGRDPHHLIRVAWHLGNRHLPTQLMAKALRIRRDHVIEAMVTGLGARVVEIEAPFDPEGGAYAEAGHAHGHDDHGHHDHDHHDHDHHDHGHHDHGHDHHGHDHQHDHAAHDHGHDHHHHHDEHCDHPDHHHGHKHAHDHK comes from the coding sequence ATGATCCGGGCGACGCAGGTCAAGGGGCAGCACCGCTTCACGGAAACGCCGGCGGATACGGTCGTGCTCGATTTCGACGATCGGCACCGCCGCCGTATGGCGATGACGGGGACACGGGGGCTCGAGTTCCTGCTCGACCTGGAGAACGCCGTCGCGCTGCGCGGTGGCGATGCGCTGGTGCTGGAGGACGGCCGGCTGGTCGAAGTGGTCGCGGCACCGGAGCCGCTGCTCGAGATCCGCGGCCGCGACCCGCACCATCTCATCCGCGTTGCCTGGCATCTCGGCAACCGCCATCTGCCGACGCAGCTCATGGCCAAAGCCTTGCGCATTCGCCGCGACCACGTCATCGAGGCCATGGTGACGGGGCTTGGCGCGCGGGTGGTCGAGATCGAGGCGCCGTTCGATCCCGAAGGCGGGGCCTATGCCGAGGCTGGCCATGCGCATGGCCACGATGACCATGGACATCACGATCACGATCATCATGATCACGATCATCATGATCACGGCCATCATGATCATGGCCATGATCACCACGGCCACGACCACCAACACGACCATGCCGCGCATGACCATGGGCATGATCATCACCATCACCACGACGAGCATTGCGATCATCCCGACCATCACCACGGCCACAAGCATGCTCATGACCACAAATGA
- a CDS encoding urease subunit gamma, which translates to MNLSPREKDKLLISMAAIVAGRRLDRGVKLNHPEAIAIISDFILEGARDGRTVAELMQSGAQVLTRDQVMPGIPEMIHDIQVEATFPDGTKLVTVHEPIR; encoded by the coding sequence ATGAACCTGTCTCCCCGCGAAAAGGACAAGCTTCTGATCTCGATGGCGGCGATCGTGGCGGGCCGCAGGCTCGACCGCGGCGTCAAGCTCAACCATCCCGAGGCGATCGCGATCATCTCCGATTTCATCCTTGAGGGTGCGCGCGACGGCCGCACCGTCGCCGAGCTGATGCAATCCGGCGCGCAGGTGCTGACCCGCGACCAGGTGATGCCGGGCATCCCCGAGATGATCCACGACATACAGGTCGAGGCGACGTTCCCCGATGGCACCAAGCTCGTCACCGTGCACGAACCGATCAGGTAG
- a CDS encoding urease subunit beta, translating into MIPGELFIQDGEIELNAGRKTVTLTVANTGDRPIQVGSHYHFFETNPALKFDRKKSRGMRLDIAAGTAVRFEPGQTRDVQLVALAGKKTIYGFRGDVMGKL; encoded by the coding sequence ATGATCCCCGGCGAACTCTTCATCCAGGACGGCGAGATCGAGCTCAATGCCGGCCGCAAGACCGTGACGCTGACGGTGGCCAACACCGGCGACCGCCCGATTCAGGTCGGCTCGCACTACCATTTCTTCGAGACCAATCCGGCGCTGAAGTTCGACCGCAAGAAGTCCCGCGGCATGCGCCTCGACATCGCCGCCGGCACCGCCGTCCGCTTCGAACCCGGCCAGACCCGCGACGTCCAACTGGTCGCGCTCGCCGGCAAGAAGACCATTTACGGTTTCCGTGGCGACGTCATGGGGAAGCTGTGA
- a CDS encoding putative quinol monooxygenase — protein MIYVVATLTIKPETRAEFIAAATACIKETRKEPGNIAYDLHESVTDPSKMVFVEQWENAEALVPHRGQEHMKTFGRVAVKCFTAPPKIEVITPEKVETR, from the coding sequence GTGATCTACGTCGTTGCCACCTTGACCATCAAGCCCGAAACACGCGCCGAATTCATTGCAGCCGCCACCGCCTGCATCAAGGAAACGCGGAAAGAACCCGGCAATATCGCCTATGATCTGCATGAGAGCGTCACCGATCCCAGCAAGATGGTGTTCGTCGAGCAGTGGGAGAATGCCGAAGCACTGGTGCCGCATCGCGGCCAGGAGCACATGAAGACGTTCGGCCGCGTCGCGGTAAAATGCTTCACGGCGCCGCCGAAGATCGAAGTCATCACGCCCGAAAAGGTCGAGACGAGGTAA
- a CDS encoding urease accessory protein UreD — translation MRSDALVTSLATSSVFEANRARGVVRFDVHARDGVTRRGTLHESGSLRVRFPSPEDDGLSGVLVNTAGGVAGGDRFDIEISAADAARLTLTTAAAEKVYRAPGAAAQLNISLRVAAGAHLGWLPQETILFDRARVRRRFDIELDEAASLLLCEIVVFGRTAMGERVEQGEFVDRWRLRRGGRLVFAETIRLDGNIGAKLARAAVANAGAAIGTALIVPGDGALVERIREASESFAGEVGISAWNGFAMARFCAQDAARLRADMMAVLARTGAALPRLWLN, via the coding sequence ATGCGCAGCGACGCCTTGGTCACATCTTTGGCGACATCTTCGGTGTTCGAAGCCAATCGCGCCCGCGGCGTGGTGCGCTTCGACGTGCACGCCCGCGACGGCGTGACGCGGCGTGGTACCTTGCATGAATCCGGCTCGCTCCGCGTGCGGTTTCCCTCGCCGGAGGACGATGGCCTGTCCGGCGTGCTCGTCAACACGGCCGGCGGCGTCGCTGGCGGCGATCGCTTCGACATCGAGATCTCGGCCGCCGACGCTGCGCGTCTGACGCTGACTACGGCGGCCGCCGAAAAGGTTTATCGCGCGCCGGGCGCGGCTGCGCAGCTCAACATTTCCCTGAGGGTTGCCGCTGGCGCGCATCTTGGCTGGTTGCCCCAGGAGACGATCCTGTTTGATCGCGCCCGGGTTCGTCGCCGCTTCGACATCGAACTCGACGAGGCCGCCTCGCTCCTGCTTTGTGAAATCGTCGTGTTCGGCCGTACCGCCATGGGCGAGCGCGTGGAGCAGGGCGAATTCGTCGACCGCTGGCGGTTGCGCCGTGGCGGCAGGCTGGTCTTTGCCGAGACCATCAGGCTCGACGGCAATATCGGCGCCAAACTCGCGCGCGCGGCGGTCGCCAACGCGGGTGCTGCGATCGGCACGGCCCTGATCGTGCCCGGCGATGGGGCGCTGGTCGAGCGCATTCGTGAGGCATCGGAATCTTTCGCGGGCGAGGTCGGAATCTCGGCCTGGAATGGCTTTGCAATGGCGCGGTTCTGTGCCCAAGATGCGGCGCGTTTGCGCGCCGACATGATGGCCGTGCTGGCGCGCACAGGCGCGGCCTTGCCGCGACTCTGGCTGAATTGA
- the urtC gene encoding urea ABC transporter permease subunit UrtC — MTLHMLTRSLDRGAAIFLAIVAACGILIPLSNLLLPAGSFLQVPTYLVALWGKYVCYAILALSIDLIWGYCGILSLGHGAFFALGGYAMGMYLMRQIGSRGVYGNPILPDFMVFLNYSKLPWYWHGFDMFWFAALMVLFVPGLLAFCFGWLAFRSRVTGVYLSIITQAMTYALLLAFFRNDFGFGGNNGLTDFKDILGFNVQAEGTRAALFALSCLALILSFLICRSVVSSKLGKVLIAIRDAESRSRFLGYRVESYKLFVFTLSACMAGVAGALYVPQVGIINPSEFAPGNSIEAVIWVAVGGRGTLIGAALGAVVVNYAKTFFTSGALAPYWLFMLGAMFILVTLLLPKGIVGTFNAWREASKETRPAQAHASAAAEDGVTEPDMAEKRS, encoded by the coding sequence ATGACCCTTCACATGCTGACGCGATCGCTGGACCGCGGCGCGGCGATCTTCCTCGCGATCGTTGCTGCCTGCGGCATCCTCATCCCGCTCTCCAACCTGCTGCTGCCGGCGGGCTCGTTCCTGCAAGTGCCGACCTATCTGGTCGCGCTGTGGGGCAAATATGTCTGCTACGCCATCCTCGCGCTGTCGATCGATCTGATCTGGGGCTATTGCGGCATCCTCTCGCTCGGCCACGGCGCCTTCTTCGCGCTCGGCGGCTATGCCATGGGCATGTATTTGATGCGGCAGATCGGCAGCCGCGGCGTCTACGGCAATCCGATCCTGCCCGACTTCATGGTGTTCCTGAACTACTCGAAACTGCCGTGGTACTGGCACGGCTTCGACATGTTCTGGTTCGCGGCGCTGATGGTGTTGTTTGTGCCCGGCCTGCTTGCCTTCTGCTTCGGCTGGCTTGCGTTCCGCTCCCGCGTCACCGGCGTTTACCTGTCGATCATCACGCAGGCGATGACCTATGCGCTGCTGCTCGCCTTCTTCCGCAACGATTTCGGCTTCGGCGGCAACAACGGCCTGACGGACTTCAAGGACATTCTGGGCTTCAACGTCCAGGCCGAGGGCACGCGTGCCGCGCTGTTCGCGCTGAGCTGTCTGGCGCTGATCCTCAGCTTCCTGATTTGCCGCTCCGTCGTGTCCTCCAAGCTCGGCAAGGTGCTGATCGCGATCCGGGATGCGGAATCGCGCAGCCGCTTCCTCGGCTACCGCGTCGAATCCTACAAGCTGTTCGTGTTCACGCTGTCGGCCTGCATGGCGGGCGTGGCTGGCGCGCTCTATGTGCCGCAGGTCGGCATCATTAACCCCAGCGAATTCGCGCCGGGCAATTCGATCGAGGCGGTGATCTGGGTCGCGGTCGGCGGACGCGGCACGTTGATCGGCGCGGCGCTCGGCGCCGTCGTCGTCAATTACGCCAAGACGTTCTTCACCTCCGGCGCGCTCGCACCTTACTGGCTGTTCATGCTGGGCGCGATGTTCATCCTGGTGACGCTGCTGCTGCCGAAGGGCATCGTCGGTACCTTCAATGCCTGGCGGGAAGCGTCGAAAGAGACGCGTCCTGCGCAGGCCCACGCGAGTGCGGCGGCCGAAGACGGCGTCACCGAACCTGATATGGCGGAGAAGCGGTCATGA
- the ureC gene encoding urease subunit alpha encodes MSVKMKRSVYADMFGPTTGDRVRLADTDLIIEVEKDFTIYGEEVKFGGGKVIRDGMGQSQVTNKQGAADTVITNALIVDHWGIVKADVAIKDGMIAGIGKAGNPDIQPGVTIIIGPGTDVIAGEGKILTAGGFDSHIHFICPQQIEHALMSGVTSMLGGGTGPSHGTFATTCTPGPWHIGRMIQSFDAFPVNLGISGKGNASRPAALVEMIKAGACALKLHEDWGTTPAAIDNCLSVADDYDIQVMLHSDTLNESGFVEDTIKAFKGRTIHAFHTEGAGGGHAPDIIKVAGLKNVLPSSTNPTRPFTRNTIDEHLDMLMVCHHLDPSIAEDLAFAESRIRKETIAAEDILHDLGALSMMSSDSQAMGRLGEVIIRTWQTADKMKKQRGQLAQDKGKDNDNFRVKRYIAKYTINPAIAHGVSKLIGSVEKGKLADLVLWSPAFFGVKPDCIVKGGSIVAAPMGDPNASIPTPQPVHYQPMFGAFGKARTASSVVFTSKAAITGGLARKLGIEKKLYAVQNTRSKISKKSMIHNDATPNIEVDPETYEVRADGELLTCAPAEVLPMAQRYFMY; translated from the coding sequence ATGTCCGTGAAGATGAAGCGTTCCGTCTATGCCGACATGTTCGGCCCGACCACCGGCGACAGGGTGCGGCTGGCCGACACCGATCTCATCATCGAGGTCGAGAAGGATTTCACCATCTATGGCGAGGAGGTGAAGTTCGGCGGCGGCAAGGTGATCCGTGACGGGATGGGACAGTCGCAGGTCACCAACAAGCAGGGTGCGGCCGACACCGTCATCACCAATGCGCTGATCGTCGACCATTGGGGCATCGTGAAGGCCGACGTCGCCATCAAGGACGGCATGATCGCTGGCATCGGCAAGGCCGGTAATCCCGACATCCAGCCGGGCGTCACGATCATCATCGGCCCCGGCACCGACGTGATCGCGGGCGAGGGAAAGATCCTGACCGCCGGCGGCTTCGACAGCCACATCCATTTCATCTGCCCGCAGCAGATCGAGCACGCGCTGATGTCCGGCGTCACCTCGATGCTGGGCGGCGGCACCGGCCCCTCGCACGGCACCTTCGCCACGACCTGCACGCCCGGCCCCTGGCACATCGGGCGAATGATCCAGTCTTTCGATGCCTTCCCGGTCAATCTCGGCATTTCCGGCAAGGGCAATGCGTCGCGCCCTGCCGCGCTGGTCGAGATGATCAAGGCCGGCGCCTGTGCGCTGAAGCTGCACGAGGATTGGGGCACCACGCCGGCCGCGATCGACAATTGCCTGTCGGTGGCCGACGATTACGACATTCAGGTCATGCTGCATTCCGACACGCTGAACGAATCCGGCTTCGTCGAGGACACGATCAAGGCGTTCAAGGGCCGCACCATCCACGCCTTCCACACCGAGGGCGCGGGCGGCGGTCACGCGCCTGACATCATCAAGGTCGCCGGTCTGAAGAACGTGCTGCCGTCCTCGACCAATCCGACGCGGCCCTTCACCCGCAACACCATCGACGAACATCTGGACATGCTGATGGTGTGTCACCACCTCGATCCCTCCATTGCGGAAGATCTGGCGTTCGCAGAGAGCCGCATTCGGAAAGAGACCATCGCGGCCGAGGACATCCTGCACGACCTCGGCGCGCTCTCGATGATGTCCTCGGATTCCCAGGCGATGGGCCGTCTTGGCGAGGTCATCATCCGGACCTGGCAGACCGCCGACAAGATGAAGAAGCAGCGCGGGCAGCTCGCCCAGGACAAGGGCAAGGACAACGACAACTTTCGCGTCAAGCGTTACATCGCCAAGTACACGATCAATCCCGCGATCGCGCACGGCGTATCAAAGCTGATCGGCTCGGTGGAGAAGGGCAAGCTCGCCGATCTCGTGCTGTGGTCGCCCGCCTTCTTCGGCGTCAAGCCGGACTGCATCGTCAAGGGCGGCTCGATCGTCGCGGCGCCCATGGGCGACCCCAACGCCTCGATCCCGACGCCGCAGCCGGTGCATTACCAGCCGATGTTCGGCGCCTTCGGCAAGGCGCGCACGGCGTCGTCTGTGGTCTTCACCTCGAAGGCAGCCATCACCGGTGGCCTCGCGCGAAAGCTCGGCATCGAGAAGAAGCTCTATGCGGTCCAGAACACCCGCAGCAAGATCTCGAAGAAGAGCATGATCCACAACGACGCCACGCCCAATATCGAGGTCGATCCGGAGACCTATGAGGTGCGTGCCGACGGCGAATTGCTCACTTGCGCGCCCGCCGAGGTGCTGCCGATGGCACAGCGATATTTCATGTACTGA